From Pseudomonas vanderleydeniana, the proteins below share one genomic window:
- a CDS encoding Csu type fimbrial protein, with protein MHFIPRFLLGLGACLLADNAFAAVVGQIEARLVITAGCQVSQGAAQVGASGSAASLDFGSQGPTWGGPLNTRLNSSNGNLAVACSSPVSNPTQFTVTIDGGTQGDGSVRYLSNGSQRIPYHLSVDEAGTDRYPIGQQRTFATGTGTSMPIPIHGAILANTRALPAGTYRDTVTITLNW; from the coding sequence CGCTTGCCTGCTGGCCGACAACGCCTTCGCGGCGGTCGTCGGGCAGATCGAGGCTCGGCTGGTCATCACCGCCGGTTGCCAGGTCAGCCAGGGTGCCGCGCAGGTCGGGGCAAGTGGCAGTGCCGCCAGCCTGGACTTCGGCAGCCAGGGGCCGACCTGGGGGGGCCCGTTGAACACCCGCCTGAACAGCAGCAATGGCAACCTGGCGGTGGCCTGCAGTTCGCCGGTCAGCAACCCCACCCAGTTCACTGTCACCATCGATGGCGGGACCCAGGGCGACGGCAGCGTCCGTTACCTGAGTAATGGCAGCCAGCGCATTCCCTATCACCTGTCCGTCGACGAGGCGGGTACGGATCGCTATCCCATCGGCCAGCAGCGCACCTTTGCAACTGGCACGGGGACCTCGATGCCCATTCCGATTCACGGTGCGATCCTCGCCAATACCCGGGCGTTGCCGGCCGGTACCTATCGCGACACGGTCACCATCACGCTGAACTGGTAA
- a CDS encoding Csu type fimbrial protein, giving the protein MVMAVVGALCCAQASAAQLQVEVRVNVMRGCQLVDVPREAGVDQLGVLDFGNTARLDDRSGALGAALTHSRLPRLECNPNTPYQVRIDGGLHGGVGEVRYLAGEERTTPIPYRIYRDAARRIALPVNEPVSGVVPDSGSVELPLYARIEPLARIPQASRYTDVLKVTVTW; this is encoded by the coding sequence ATGGTCATGGCAGTTGTGGGCGCACTGTGTTGTGCCCAGGCATCGGCCGCGCAGCTCCAGGTGGAGGTGCGGGTCAATGTCATGCGTGGCTGCCAGCTGGTCGATGTGCCCCGTGAGGCGGGTGTCGACCAATTGGGTGTGCTCGATTTCGGCAACACCGCCCGCCTGGACGACCGCTCTGGTGCGCTTGGCGCGGCCCTCACCCATTCCCGGCTGCCCCGCTTGGAATGCAACCCCAATACGCCTTATCAGGTACGCATCGACGGCGGTCTGCACGGTGGTGTGGGCGAGGTGCGCTACCTGGCGGGCGAGGAACGCACTACCCCGATTCCCTACCGGATCTACCGGGATGCCGCGCGGCGCATCGCGTTGCCGGTCAACGAGCCGGTGAGCGGGGTCGTCCCCGACAGTGGCTCGGTGGAATTGCCGTTGTACGCGCGGATCGAGCCGCTGGCGCGGATACCGCAGGCCAGCCGTTATACCGATGTACTGAAGGTGACCGTCACCTGGTAG